The Desmonostoc muscorum LEGE 12446 genome includes a region encoding these proteins:
- a CDS encoding metallophosphoesterase family protein, giving the protein MTLNFRFAVVSDLHLALPHTIWNHPSRFHLVEVSISAFESVLEHLTQLDLDFLLLPGDLTQHGEPENHAWLQQRLAQLPFPVYVVPGNHDVPVVLADQQSIAFADFPYYYTKCGYEDPQQIYYIRQLLPGVKLIGLNSNFFNDQGEQVGCLDSKQLRWLEEVLAASADELILVMVHHNVVEHLPNQSRHPLANRYMLANSAELLQLLKRYGVKLVFTGHLHVQDVAYSDGVYDITTGSLVSYPHPYRVLEFHRDNQGGEWLQILSHRVESVPEFPDLQQSSRQWMGDRSFPFLIKLLTNSPLNLPLSQAKELAPGLRDFWATIADGDAMLDYPHFPLEVRHYIQTYSASQPNSGITTGGTLTLIDNNSTLLLG; this is encoded by the coding sequence ATGACTCTCAATTTTCGCTTTGCGGTAGTCAGTGACTTACACCTAGCACTTCCCCACACAATCTGGAATCATCCTAGTCGGTTTCATCTCGTGGAAGTCAGTATCTCGGCTTTTGAAAGTGTACTAGAACATTTAACACAACTCGATTTAGATTTCCTGTTGTTACCAGGAGATTTAACCCAGCACGGCGAACCAGAAAATCACGCTTGGTTGCAACAGCGCTTAGCCCAGCTACCTTTTCCCGTCTATGTTGTTCCTGGCAATCATGACGTTCCTGTAGTGTTGGCTGACCAGCAATCAATCGCTTTTGCTGATTTTCCCTACTATTACACTAAGTGTGGCTATGAAGATCCACAACAGATTTACTACATTCGTCAGTTGCTACCTGGAGTGAAACTCATTGGACTGAATTCTAACTTCTTTAATGACCAAGGTGAGCAGGTCGGATGTTTGGATAGCAAACAGCTACGCTGGTTAGAAGAAGTGCTGGCGGCGTCTGCTGATGAATTAATTTTGGTGATGGTGCATCATAATGTGGTTGAGCATTTGCCCAATCAATCGCGTCACCCCCTGGCAAATCGCTATATGTTGGCAAATTCAGCAGAATTGTTGCAATTGCTCAAGCGCTACGGAGTAAAACTAGTGTTTACCGGGCATTTGCACGTTCAGGATGTTGCCTACTCAGACGGAGTATATGATATTACCACTGGTTCTTTAGTTAGTTATCCTCACCCTTATCGGGTGCTGGAGTTTCATCGAGATAACCAAGGTGGGGAATGGTTGCAAATTTTATCCCATAGGGTAGAGTCAGTGCCGGAGTTTCCAGACTTGCAGCAGTCATCACGGCAGTGGATGGGCGATCGCTCTTTCCCATTTTTAATCAAACTACTAACTAACTCTCCCTTAAACTTACCATTATCACAGGCAAAAGAATTAGCTCCTGGTCTGCGTGACTTCTGGGCAACTATTGCCGATGGCGATGCCATGTTAGACTACCCTCATTTTCCGCTAGAAGTGCGGCACTACATTCAAACATATAGTGCATCACAGCCAAACTCAGGTATCACCACTGGTGGAACTCTGACCTTGATTGATAATAACAGTACACTGTTGCTGGGTTAG
- a CDS encoding nitrogen fixation protein, with amino-acid sequence MEDIATEKTTLCPSARPEWQDSVVFGVISGTVTEPRVAYLKQPQPVTDELIAKASPVTPTEIFRTAAPCATKSCQHFDGKDCRLAMRVVENLPKVVEELPPCSIRRDCQWWQQEGKAACMRCPQVITDNYNASELLVKVATPTVS; translated from the coding sequence ATGGAAGACATCGCTACAGAAAAGACTACACTTTGTCCTAGTGCCAGACCAGAATGGCAGGACAGCGTTGTTTTCGGCGTCATCAGTGGCACAGTCACAGAACCCCGCGTAGCTTATCTCAAGCAGCCACAACCCGTCACAGATGAACTGATAGCAAAAGCTAGTCCAGTGACACCCACTGAGATTTTTCGGACGGCGGCACCCTGTGCAACCAAGAGTTGCCAACATTTTGATGGCAAAGATTGTCGTCTGGCAATGCGAGTTGTAGAAAACTTGCCAAAGGTAGTAGAGGAACTGCCACCTTGTTCCATACGCCGAGACTGCCAATGGTGGCAGCAGGAAGGCAAGGCAGCTTGTATGCGTTGTCCACAAGTGATTACAGATAATTACAACGCCTCTGAATTACTAGTGAAAGTAGCCACACCAACTGTTAGTTAA
- the cbiD gene encoding cobalt-precorrin-5B (C(1))-methyltransferase CbiD: MSRSGYTLPVFACAAAVAALHWLHDRQPLTLASVDLIEPSQIAEIPIEQVAGLSENTALAIARSDPGDNLDLTRNTPIWAMVEWREEGEEAVIIQGGEGIGRQMNADDKPAIYAYARRLLQENLQRMLAPGEKITVTIILPEGRSLAVRTSNSAFGVVEGLSLLGTTGISQPLSTPDQLAAFRAELQNKASRFESLVFCIGENGLDLARKLGINPEQLVKTANWLGPMLVEADVLGVKEILLFGYHGKLMKLAGGIFHTHHHLADGRREILAAHCAIAGLKSPDIQTVFHSPTAEAALAHLRSLDASTGSDWVNQVYSAIAETIDARSQEYIQSHSESGTEVTVCGSMLFDRDRKIIVKSKTARLLMGKLC; this comes from the coding sequence ATGTCCCGTTCTGGATACACACTCCCCGTCTTTGCCTGCGCTGCTGCTGTTGCAGCTTTACACTGGTTACACGATCGCCAACCCCTAACTCTAGCATCTGTAGATCTAATTGAACCAAGCCAAATAGCAGAAATCCCCATTGAACAGGTAGCTGGACTATCTGAAAATACAGCTTTAGCGATCGCTCGCAGCGATCCTGGTGATAATCTCGACCTAACTAGAAATACACCAATTTGGGCAATGGTGGAATGGCGAGAAGAGGGTGAAGAGGCTGTAATTATTCAAGGTGGGGAAGGCATTGGCAGACAGATGAATGCTGATGACAAGCCGGCTATTTATGCCTATGCTCGAAGGCTGTTGCAAGAGAATTTGCAACGAATGTTGGCACCTGGGGAAAAAATCACAGTGACGATTATTCTACCAGAAGGGCGATCGCTTGCTGTTAGAACTTCCAATTCTGCTTTTGGTGTGGTTGAAGGACTTTCGCTTTTAGGCACAACCGGCATTTCCCAACCTTTGAGTACACCAGATCAACTTGCAGCTTTTCGGGCTGAATTACAAAATAAAGCCAGTCGTTTTGAGAGTTTGGTATTTTGTATCGGCGAGAATGGCCTAGATTTAGCGCGAAAACTAGGGATTAATCCCGAACAATTGGTGAAAACTGCTAACTGGCTTGGGCCAATGCTAGTAGAAGCTGATGTGCTGGGTGTGAAAGAAATCTTATTATTTGGCTATCACGGGAAGCTGATGAAATTAGCAGGAGGGATTTTTCACACCCATCATCACTTAGCAGATGGACGCAGGGAAATTTTAGCAGCCCACTGTGCGATCGCTGGTTTAAAATCACCAGATATTCAAACTGTGTTTCACAGTCCTACCGCTGAAGCCGCACTCGCACACCTCAGATCCCTGGATGCTTCCACAGGCAGTGATTGGGTAAACCAAGTTTACAGTGCGATCGCCGAAACCATCGATGCTCGTTCCCAAGAATACATCCAAAGTCATAGCGAAAGCGGCACAGAAGTTACAGTCTGTGGCTCGATGCTCTTTGATCGCGATCGCAAAATTATCGTGAAGAGTAAAACAGCCCGTTTGTTGATGGGAAAATTATGTTAA
- a CDS encoding Calvin cycle protein CP12: MTNIQETAKADIQEKIQEEVEQARTVCDINGSNSPECAAAWDAVEELQAEASHQRQSKPKNSFEQYCDDNPDAIECRVYDD, encoded by the coding sequence ATGACCAACATTCAAGAAACAGCAAAGGCCGACATCCAAGAAAAAATCCAAGAAGAAGTCGAACAAGCACGTACTGTCTGTGATATCAACGGTAGCAACTCACCAGAGTGTGCTGCTGCTTGGGATGCAGTAGAAGAATTGCAAGCCGAAGCTTCTCACCAGCGCCAAAGCAAGCCAAAAAACTCTTTTGAACAGTATTGTGATGATAATCCAGACGCGATTGAATGCCGAGTTTACGACGACTAG
- a CDS encoding DUF433 domain-containing protein — protein sequence MLKNSSIISASPEIMGGTPVFTGTRVPVQTLLDYLMAGESIDDFLDGFPTVTRKQVLGFLEEAGRQVIAMVA from the coding sequence ATGCTTAAGAACTCCTCAATCATTAGTGCATCACCCGAAATTATGGGCGGGACTCCGGTTTTTACTGGTACGCGGGTTCCTGTGCAGACGCTTCTCGACTATTTAATGGCGGGAGAGTCAATTGATGATTTTTTAGACGGCTTCCCAACTGTAACTAGAAAGCAAGTCCTTGGATTCCTGGAAGAAGCTGGAAGACAGGTCATAGCTATGGTGGCATAA
- a CDS encoding DUF7734 family protein, whose translation MNSIGKQLEEYTAKRRQEVLLVTVEIAGEQDTIAVFKGFSSSLMHPTAFDPDVPVLPDGAIILNIDRVASPYNPEAPRYIQQGVSWEAMQVLLSEVGV comes from the coding sequence ATGAATTCCATTGGCAAGCAACTGGAAGAATATACCGCTAAACGTCGCCAAGAAGTCTTACTGGTAACGGTAGAAATTGCTGGTGAGCAAGATACAATTGCTGTTTTTAAAGGTTTTTCCAGTTCTTTAATGCACCCAACAGCATTTGATCCCGATGTGCCCGTTCTACCAGATGGGGCAATTATTCTCAATATTGACCGAGTAGCTAGTCCCTACAATCCTGAAGCACCTCGTTATATTCAACAAGGAGTTTCTTGGGAAGCTATGCAAGTTCTATTATCAGAGGTGGGAGTCTAA
- a CDS encoding DUF5615 family PIN-like protein, producing the protein MRLLLDECIDRKFAREFSGYEVKTVPQMGWAGVKNGQLLALAEAEFDVFITVDRNLSFQQNLPQFNIAVIVLQASSNRLADLKPLASAGLFHSISNRICQDG; encoded by the coding sequence ATGAGGCTGCTTCTAGATGAGTGTATTGATCGCAAATTTGCGAGAGAATTTTCTGGCTACGAGGTGAAAACAGTTCCACAGATGGGATGGGCGGGAGTCAAGAATGGTCAACTTCTTGCCCTCGCTGAGGCAGAGTTTGATGTTTTCATCACAGTCGATCGCAACTTATCGTTTCAACAGAATCTACCACAGTTCAATATTGCGGTAATTGTTTTGCAGGCATCATCCAACCGATTAGCAGATCTAAAGCCTCTGGCATCGGCAGGGCTGTTTCATTCCATTTCAAACAGGATTTGTCAAGATGGTTAG
- a CDS encoding FIST signal transduction protein, with product MADQMQWANALSTHHSLEAAVTDVVQRAVSSLTAPADLGLVFISSAFTSEYSRLLPLLAEKLSVRVLIGCSGGGVIGTTVSGETQELEAEPAISLTLAHLPGVEIQVFHVVAEELPDLDSSPDAWLDLVGVPPFPTPQFILLSSSFASGINDLLQGLDFAYPGSVIVGGQASGGGMGGRVALFCKDDYGDLGQSLYREGTIGIALTGNIVLETIVAQGCRPIGKPLQVTKADRNIILELDEQVPLVVLRDLIASLSEEERTLAQHSLFVGVAMDEFKLALQQGDFLIRGILGVDPTAGAIAIGDRVRPGQRLQFHLRDAEASAEDLELLLQSYQDQRNSEPSAVAALMFACLGRGEGLYGKPNFDSELFRRYLSDIPVGGFFCGGEIGPVGGRTFLHAYTSAFGICRQNQL from the coding sequence ATGGCAGACCAAATGCAATGGGCAAACGCCCTATCAACCCATCATTCATTGGAAGCAGCAGTTACAGATGTGGTACAACGAGCTGTCTCGTCGTTAACAGCACCTGCGGATTTAGGGCTGGTCTTCATTTCGTCTGCTTTTACGAGTGAGTATTCTCGACTATTACCTTTGTTGGCTGAAAAACTTTCTGTGCGTGTGCTAATTGGCTGTAGTGGTGGAGGTGTAATTGGCACAACAGTTAGCGGAGAAACCCAAGAACTGGAAGCTGAACCAGCTATCAGTCTGACTTTAGCGCATCTTCCAGGGGTGGAGATTCAGGTATTTCATGTTGTTGCTGAAGAATTACCTGACTTGGACAGTTCACCTGATGCTTGGCTTGATTTGGTTGGTGTACCACCCTTCCCCACACCCCAGTTCATTTTGCTGTCTAGTTCCTTTGCCTCTGGAATCAACGATTTGTTGCAGGGGCTGGATTTTGCTTATCCAGGATCGGTAATAGTGGGGGGACAGGCTAGTGGTGGGGGTATGGGTGGTCGTGTTGCCCTATTTTGTAAGGATGACTACGGCGATTTGGGTCAAAGCTTGTATCGTGAGGGGACTATTGGCATAGCTTTGACTGGCAATATTGTTTTGGAAACCATTGTCGCCCAAGGATGCCGACCCATTGGCAAACCGTTGCAAGTCACAAAAGCCGATCGCAATATTATTCTAGAGTTAGATGAGCAAGTACCTTTAGTAGTATTGCGAGATTTGATTGCCAGTCTCAGCGAAGAGGAACGGACTTTAGCACAACACTCTTTGTTCGTAGGTGTGGCAATGGATGAATTTAAGCTAGCTTTACAACAGGGAGACTTTTTAATTCGCGGTATTCTTGGTGTAGATCCTACAGCAGGAGCGATCGCAATTGGCGATCGCGTTCGTCCCGGTCAAAGGCTGCAATTCCACCTCCGCGATGCTGAAGCCTCCGCCGAAGATTTAGAATTACTCCTCCAAAGCTATCAAGACCAACGAAACTCCGAACCCTCTGCCGTAGCTGCTTTGATGTTTGCCTGTCTGGGAAGAGGTGAAGGACTGTATGGTAAACCAAATTTTGATTCCGAACTATTTAGGCGCTACCTCAGTGACATTCCTGTAGGCGGCTTTTTCTGTGGCGGTGAAATCGGCCCTGTTGGTGGCAGAACCTTCTTACACGCCTATACTTCAGCATTTGGAATTTGTCGGCAAAATCAGTTGTGA
- the trmB gene encoding tRNA (guanosine(46)-N7)-methyltransferase TrmB, whose translation MAAVRVRQHVNPLAQKYQTPVSPLDWEKVYAKPNQSLHLDIGCAKGQFLLNMAKIEPNWNFLGLEIREPLVVEANKLRSKLGFTNLHYLFCNVNNSLESLLSSLPPGSLQRVTIQFPDPWFKTRHAKRRVVQPELVAELANYLAVGGVVFLQSDMEFVAVEMRDRFAAHPAYEKIGTGEWLPENPLPVPTEREIYTQNKGEPVYRALFEKIRNSD comes from the coding sequence TTGGCCGCAGTCCGAGTCCGCCAACATGTTAATCCACTTGCCCAAAAGTATCAAACACCAGTAAGTCCTCTTGACTGGGAGAAAGTTTATGCAAAGCCAAATCAATCACTACATCTAGATATTGGCTGCGCTAAGGGACAGTTTTTGTTGAATATGGCCAAGATAGAACCAAACTGGAATTTTCTCGGCTTGGAAATTCGGGAACCGCTCGTGGTGGAGGCGAATAAGTTGCGTTCTAAGTTAGGTTTCACAAACCTGCACTACTTATTTTGTAATGTGAATAATTCCTTGGAATCGCTGTTATCTTCCCTGCCTCCAGGAAGTTTACAACGGGTGACAATTCAATTTCCCGATCCTTGGTTTAAAACCCGCCATGCTAAACGTCGTGTAGTCCAACCAGAACTGGTGGCAGAATTAGCTAATTATCTTGCGGTTGGGGGAGTTGTATTTCTGCAATCAGATATGGAATTTGTCGCCGTGGAAATGCGCGATCGCTTTGCAGCTCATCCAGCTTATGAGAAAATTGGTACAGGAGAATGGCTGCCTGAAAATCCCCTACCAGTCCCCACAGAACGGGAAATATATACTCAAAACAAGGGTGAACCTGTTTATCGAGCTTTGTTTGAAAAGATCAGAAATTCAGATTAG
- a CDS encoding DUF3177 family protein codes for MDYNVWFRPFVWIDYRLAVLFLVIIPLILLIWAFVQKAEGIQRLLAIYWRVSSLLAITVYLMIAQYPVSFLSGFMARILIPISLWFWVDINDEIEYQTSGSLKFIFTSWRWATTVYCLLGVVASTLFLSCAFSASALKTPYCRVWFEAPLMFKEYFHANSKAEFLGFLGITSLVIYVLYLSYFVLIKLGKQGRTATPQ; via the coding sequence ATGGATTATAATGTTTGGTTCCGCCCTTTTGTCTGGATTGATTACCGACTGGCAGTATTATTTTTGGTAATTATTCCGTTGATTCTGCTGATTTGGGCATTTGTGCAAAAAGCAGAAGGCATACAACGCTTATTAGCTATATACTGGCGAGTATCAAGCCTCCTGGCAATCACCGTTTATCTCATGATTGCCCAGTATCCAGTTAGCTTTCTTTCCGGATTCATGGCTCGGATTTTGATCCCCATTTCGCTATGGTTTTGGGTGGATATCAACGATGAAATTGAGTATCAAACCAGTGGATCTTTAAAGTTTATTTTTACTTCTTGGCGCTGGGCTACAACTGTTTATTGTCTTTTAGGCGTAGTAGCTTCTACACTTTTTTTAAGTTGTGCTTTTTCAGCCAGTGCGCTCAAGACGCCCTATTGTCGCGTCTGGTTCGAGGCTCCGTTAATGTTCAAAGAATATTTCCATGCTAATAGCAAAGCTGAGTTCTTAGGTTTTCTCGGCATAACTAGTTTAGTAATTTATGTGCTTTATTTAAGTTACTTTGTCCTGATTAAGCTAGGCAAGCAAGGACGCACAGCTACACCTCAATAA
- a CDS encoding T3SS effector HopA1 family protein has protein sequence MSLLNSTQSQPLTGRFPEVLEDIVHNIEIRSDFSIRHPDYKPLELPSEAVSRFQKIPKQMQQKYLTLQLRSFLYGIYYNGSMRSALALDGEEKSLPLDLENNTVLGVDVGFYQRLHESNYGEGYFDPNWSVVRKEPDDTLVVNKSGLRLYVQPDKHLQTIDKPAVVGDNISIKMPKNRVQNGFYMAVSNVGFNHIEDTNNHFETVRIYFNITPEGAVAVMSHLTQQLNRLAIPFSFKVLYNPKEYQRYDSGVLYFHKRDYELVKQVLKTLYQEYQSIFKAEIPLFTKHLAPGLGLAEEPDQKYGNQESFGMNRCQIVANGLLTAWNQSDDSPQERKRAILDKFSLLDISLDRIYLNSKSQDIYEVFDI, from the coding sequence ATGTCATTATTAAATTCTACTCAATCACAGCCCTTAACTGGACGATTCCCGGAAGTTTTAGAAGATATTGTTCACAACATTGAGATTCGATCTGATTTCTCAATTCGTCATCCAGATTACAAACCCTTGGAATTACCATCAGAAGCGGTTAGTCGTTTCCAGAAAATTCCCAAGCAGATGCAGCAGAAATATTTAACTCTGCAACTACGGAGTTTTCTATATGGTATTTATTACAACGGTTCAATGCGAAGTGCCCTAGCACTCGATGGAGAGGAAAAGAGTTTACCCCTTGATTTGGAGAATAATACCGTCTTAGGGGTAGATGTAGGATTTTATCAGCGATTACATGAAAGTAATTATGGAGAGGGATATTTTGACCCTAATTGGTCTGTTGTCAGAAAAGAACCTGATGACACTTTAGTAGTAAATAAGAGTGGTTTAAGACTATATGTTCAGCCAGATAAGCATCTTCAAACTATCGATAAACCAGCCGTAGTTGGTGATAATATCTCTATTAAAATGCCCAAAAATCGGGTACAAAATGGGTTTTATATGGCGGTTAGTAATGTAGGTTTCAATCATATTGAGGACACAAATAATCACTTTGAAACAGTGCGAATCTATTTCAATATAACTCCTGAAGGTGCTGTTGCAGTCATGAGTCATCTGACACAACAGTTGAATAGGTTAGCGATTCCTTTCAGTTTTAAGGTCTTGTACAATCCTAAGGAATACCAACGCTATGATTCCGGAGTGCTTTACTTTCATAAGAGAGACTATGAACTAGTTAAGCAAGTTTTAAAAACTCTTTATCAAGAATATCAATCAATTTTTAAAGCAGAAATTCCTCTATTCACCAAACATCTAGCACCTGGATTAGGGTTAGCAGAAGAACCAGACCAAAAGTATGGTAATCAGGAAAGTTTTGGCATGAATCGCTGTCAAATTGTGGCAAATGGTTTGCTGACAGCTTGGAATCAAAGTGATGACTCACCACAGGAACGAAAACGAGCTATCCTTGATAAGTTTTCTCTTTTAGACATCAGCTTAGATCGTATATACTTGAATTCTAAGTCTCAAGATATTTACGAAGTTTTTGATATATAG
- a CDS encoding peptidylprolyl isomerase, translating into MSESITITNEDILNQIKLSCKIPEIIEEIINRKVIENAAATVGITVESQELQQAADKFRLMYQLESAEDTWAWLEKHGLSLDGFEIVVYNRLLSTKLITHLFLDKIEPYFFENQLDYVGVVMYEVVLDDEDLAIELFYAIQEGEISFYDVAHKYIQDKELRRKSGYRGIVYRKDLKPEISAAVFAAKPPQLLKPIVTSKGIHLILVEEIIQPQLDNVLRHKIGIDLFEQWLKPQVAQVEITKVLN; encoded by the coding sequence ATGTCAGAATCTATCACTATTACCAACGAAGATATTCTTAATCAAATCAAGTTATCTTGTAAAATTCCTGAGATAATTGAAGAGATTATTAATCGCAAAGTTATTGAAAATGCAGCAGCTACAGTAGGCATCACAGTAGAAAGTCAAGAACTTCAGCAAGCAGCAGATAAATTCAGATTAATGTATCAACTAGAAAGTGCTGAGGATACCTGGGCGTGGCTAGAAAAACATGGTTTGTCTTTAGATGGTTTTGAAATAGTTGTCTACAACAGGCTTCTTTCTACTAAGTTAATAACTCATCTATTTTTAGATAAAATTGAACCTTACTTTTTTGAAAATCAACTCGATTATGTTGGTGTGGTAATGTATGAAGTTGTCCTAGATGATGAAGACTTGGCAATAGAACTTTTCTATGCCATTCAGGAAGGCGAGATCAGTTTTTATGATGTTGCTCACAAATACATCCAGGATAAAGAATTACGCCGAAAAAGCGGATATCGGGGGATAGTGTACCGCAAAGACTTAAAGCCAGAGATTTCTGCCGCTGTTTTTGCTGCTAAGCCACCACAGCTTCTCAAACCAATAGTAACTTCTAAAGGAATACATCTGATTTTAGTTGAAGAAATTATTCAACCCCAATTGGATAATGTACTGCGCCATAAAATTGGCATAGATTTGTTCGAGCAATGGCTAAAACCACAAGTTGCTCAAGTTGAAATTACAAAAGTTTTGAATTAA
- a CDS encoding aminoglycoside phosphotransferase family protein: MTFILNSHNVVDYLVEQDLCQQSDKLLITVEPIAAKNFNLLINLPGDRKLLIKQERHNQQGQATGEFFGEWRIQELFQRFANLAHHRPFLPEVLHFDAENSIIIFTYLDDYRDLIDFYTKENSFSPEIATAIGKFIATIHRDTFNNQEYNNFFSANANNLIVNQISYLIEKLERIEPEVFGLVPNDGLKFFALYQRYDSLGKAIAELGNAVIPCCLTHNDLKLNNILLQKDWQNSSNNIIRLIDWERSNWGDPAFDLGILISSYVQIWLNSLVISNSLSIEESLRLAITPLEKLQPSIGRLTQTYLNTFPEIIEHRPDFLLRVVQFVGFALIQHIQAVIQYQKSFGNTEIAMLQVAKTLLCRPEESIPTIFGSAAVELTRLHASVA, from the coding sequence ATGACATTTATTTTAAACTCTCATAACGTTGTTGATTATTTAGTTGAACAAGACCTATGTCAGCAGTCTGATAAACTACTGATTACAGTGGAACCAATTGCAGCGAAAAATTTTAATTTATTAATAAATTTACCAGGCGATCGCAAACTTCTAATCAAGCAAGAACGACATAATCAACAAGGCCAAGCAACTGGTGAATTTTTCGGCGAGTGGCGAATTCAAGAATTATTCCAACGATTTGCGAATTTAGCACACCATCGCCCATTTTTGCCAGAAGTATTGCATTTTGATGCGGAAAATTCCATTATTATTTTCACATACCTAGATGACTATCGAGATTTAATAGATTTCTACACCAAAGAAAATAGCTTTTCTCCAGAAATTGCTACGGCGATCGGCAAGTTTATAGCGACTATTCATCGTGATACTTTCAACAATCAAGAGTATAATAATTTCTTTTCTGCAAACGCAAATAATCTCATAGTTAATCAGATATCGTATTTGATTGAGAAATTAGAAAGGATAGAGCCAGAGGTTTTTGGTTTAGTGCCTAATGATGGTTTAAAATTCTTTGCACTGTATCAAAGATATGATAGTTTAGGAAAGGCGATCGCCGAATTGGGTAATGCTGTAATTCCTTGTTGTCTAACCCACAATGATCTCAAACTAAATAATATTCTCCTGCAAAAAGATTGGCAAAATTCAAGCAATAATATTATACGCCTAATTGATTGGGAACGCTCTAATTGGGGAGATCCAGCTTTTGATTTAGGCATACTTATCAGCAGCTATGTACAAATCTGGTTAAATAGCTTAGTTATTAGTAATTCTTTAAGTATTGAAGAATCTTTGCGTTTAGCAATAACGCCTTTAGAAAAACTTCAGCCTTCAATTGGTAGATTAACCCAAACTTACTTAAACACTTTTCCCGAAATTATAGAACACCGTCCAGATTTTTTGCTGCGGGTAGTGCAATTTGTAGGTTTTGCCTTAATTCAACACATTCAAGCTGTAATTCAGTATCAAAAGTCTTTTGGAAACACAGAGATTGCCATGCTTCAGGTTGCGAAAACATTATTATGTCGTCCTGAAGAATCAATACCAACAATTTTTGGTAGTGCAGCTGTTGAATTAACTCGCCTTCATGCTTCTGTTGCTTAA